CCTGTTCAGGTATGGCGTAAGCACGTTTTCGTGCCAGTAAATAGTTATGGCCACTAACAGGCAAGGGCTTGGTAATAACTTCATCCTCGGCAGTCAAGTCTAACGTTATCCGTATACCCATTTCTTCGCAATTATCCAGCTCAGCCAAACGTACTTGGTAACGCACCTTATATTCGTGTAAATGCTGTATAACTGTGTCTTCGTCTGCCAACACACTGCCGTAGCGCATGGGAATTACTGTAGTTTGTTGATGAATACGCATTACCTGATCACCAAAAGCCAACACTAAAGCCGGCTCTCGACTAATTTCTGCTTCGCAGACAGTAAAGATTGCTGCCAAACCTGCCGCCTTAATTAGTCGCATGGTTGGGTCAACAACCAACAGTTCATCGTCGTCAGCAATAATGCCATACAGTAACAAGCTCATCATTCAGTAAGCTGCGAAAAACTATAAGCCGCCCACGGACCTGTCACCCGAAAATTAAAACCGTAAGCTTCATAATGTCTGCTAATGGCATTGACCTGCTGTTGAAATACCGCGACTTTTTCCACCGGCAATAAATAGGCCCAATGCAACACTTTATCGTCTGATAGACGCCGCGAATGAAAATCGCGCATGAAGGGGCTCAATTTATCTTGCAAAGAAGTCAGGCATTTTGCCAACCAGGTATTTAACTCTCCGGTCAGCGTGCGGCGTAATTTCTGCTCTTCCAAATGGCGGCGACCGGCACTGTCGGACAAACAAAAGCGTCCCGATTGCAAGCCTTCAGCCAACAAAGTATCAACTGCCTGCTTACGATCCAGCGTTGCCTCCAGTGACCATTCCTGACAACCCGCTATGTGCTGCAACACTGCCAATACCTGGGTAGAACGACGCTTCATTTCCTGTTCTAATGCACTCAAATTGGAAAACAAGGTACCGAATGATAACGGATATACGGCACCTTGCTCCATCAGTTTATCGATGACCAGCCCATGTCGGCAGGCACGTGGCGTTAACCACGCGATATTCTGTACATTTTTTTCTCCAACATCACCAGTATAGTCGCCTAACACCACGGAACTGAACACTGCATTCAAGCCAGCGTATTGGTGGGCGCTGATTAAATGCTCATCATCAACGCCTAAAATAGATGGAACTACTAAATCGGGCGAGGTAAAACCGTACAAATAAATAGCCAGTTCAGGTTGTGCATCAGCGGTCACCGAATAGCCTCATCGCCAAACATCTCTGCAATCACAGTATAAAAATCATATTGCTCTATACGTACATCGAGTTTTATTGGTACTTCATCATTGTAATTTTGTTGTACCGTGCGACGTAATGCAGCAAGGGCTGCACGGTTACATAGCGCTGCTAATTCAGCACCACTGGCATCAATGCAACGAGCAGCCAAGTCTTCAACATGAATATTTTCCCCCAACGGTTTATTACGCAAGTGCACTGCCAGAATTTGTTGCCGCGCCTCTTCATTGGGTAAACCCAGCTCAATGATCTCATCAAAACGCCCTGGACGTAACATCGCAGGATCTATCAAATCCGCACGATTGGTCGCCCCCATGACAAAAACCCCTTTAAGCTCTTCCAAGCCGTCCATTTCCGATAAAAATTGACTCAATACACGCTCGGCTACATGAGAGTCAGTCGAGCCTTCGCCACGCGCGGGCACGACTGAGTCCACTTCATCCAGAAAAATAATACACGGTGAAGCTTGACGGGCTTTGTGAAACAGTTCTCGCACACCTTGTTCAGAATCACCAACATAACGCGACATCAAGGCAGGACCTTTAACCGAGATGACGTTAACGCCACTTTCGTTGGCAATGGCTTTAGCAATCAGGGTTTTACCAACACCTGGAGGGCCTGCCAACAACAAGCCTTTAGGTGGTTTAACGCCAGCTTGTTGATAAAGCTCAGGGTATTTAATCGGCCATTGCACAGATTCTATCAAACGACGACGTAAATCATCCAGGCCACCGACATCTTCCCAACGCACATCAGGAATATCAACAAATAGCTCACGAATGGCTGATGGTGAGACTTCACACAAAGCGGCACGAAAATCGTCCATCGTTACCGTCAACGCTGCCAGTCGCTCATAAGGTATTTCTGCCGCACTAAAATCAATTTCAGGCAGTAAGCGGCGCAACGCACTCATCGCAGCTTCGCGGCATAAGGCTTCCAAGTCAGCACCGACAAAACCGTGGGTGACATCGGCAACGACGTTCAGATCAACATCGTCATTAAGCGGCATGCCTCTACTATGAATTTCGATAATTTCACGGCGACCTTCGCGGTCTGGAATAGGAATAGTAATTTCTCGATCAAAACGCCCTGGACGGCGCAAAGCCGGATCAATAGCATTAGGCAGATTGGTCGCCGCAATAACAATAACTTTGCCCCGGCTCTTCAAGCCATCCATTAATGCCAGTAATTGAGCGACGATACGTTTTTCTACATCACCGACGACCTTATCACGATGCGGAGCAATGGAATCAATTTCATCCAGAAAAATAATACTGGGGCCTTTACTCCCTGCTTCCTCAAAAATTTTGCGTAAATGCGCTTCACTTTCACCGTAAAACTTGTGCACGATCTCCGGACCGCTGATAGTAAAGAATTGGGCGTCTGTTTCTTGTGCAATAATGCGGGCTATCAGCGTTTTACCACAACCTGGAGGGCCGCTAAGTAGCACTCCTTTGGGTGCATCTATACCTAGACGTTCAAATACCTCAGGATAACGCAAAGGCAGTTCAATCATTTCCCGAATACGTCGTACTTGACCTTTAAGACCTCCAACATCTTCATAAGACAAGCGTTGTTTACCAGGCCCCGCTCCCTTAGCTTGACCCGAACTTCCAATCACCAACGTTGTGGTTGGATTAATCAGGACAGCTCCTTCGGGTACAGTGCTGTCGACTTTAAATTCTGCAGAACGACTACCAAATAAATGTGCGCGTAACAAATCGCCTTTTTGTACCGGCAGGCCATCAAGTAAACTGCCAATATAATCCATGTCTCGGGGACTCGGTGTAATCGTCGTTGGAATTAAGGTAATTCGCGTCGCGTGTTTACAGGGAATCGATTTAATGTCAGCTTTGTCATCCAAACTCAGACCTGCATTGCTTCTGGTCAATCCATCCAACTGCACAACGCTTTTACCGCGCAGGTCAGTATACGTTGGCATTAATTTAGCAATGCCTTTACCTTTATTACTGCTTAATTGAACGATATCACCGACTGACAGATTTAGTTTAGCCATATCAGCAGGATCTAAACGTGCGTAACCCCGTCCTATATCTTTTGGCAAAGCCTCAACGACTTTAAGTTTAAGTTCTTCAGACATGACCGCCTCACATTAGTAATTTAATTTCCAAAATTCCGTTATGGCAAGAACTTTTCATAGCCTTGCCGTCAAACAAACGCGGCAACACAATTTCTTTATGATATTTCTTGCTGTCTTTTTCTGCATTTAACACCAAAATATCTCCATTTAATTCTAAATGGACATCTTCATCAGCGACCCCCGGCATTTCTGCCAATATTAAAAGATGGTCACTTTCTTCAATAATATCAATCAGCGGCTCAGAAACCTCCTGGACAGTTGTTTCACCTGTTTCTTCATCACGATGGACATTGCCGAAAGGTTCTACGCGTACTTCCTGGTTACCATCCAGGCCCATTTTTACGGAAAAACCGTAGACTGCCTTGGTATTTTTACCGCCCCCCGTGTCAATATCGAATGACCCACTGCGCTTCAATTGTTCGCCTTTTTCTGCCAAATTACCTAATTTTTGTACCAAATCGCCCAAGCCACGTAAAATGCCTTCGACATTACTTGTTACGTTATCTTTTTTGCTGCTCATAATCATTTCACCTCAAGGTTATTAATTTTTTTGAGTTTGGCGCGCAATGTTTTATAGTCAATATTTAAACGCCGCGCAGCTTCCGCTTTGTTGTTCCCAGTTTTTTTTAGGGTATCTTGAATAATAATCCGTTCTATTTCATCAATGTTTAACTGAGTAATTTCTCTGAGAGTTGCCCCTTCCGGGTAAAAATTTTGCATCAAATCGGGATAATTTTTTTTTGTTGGTGACGGTAATACACTCTCTCTTATCACCAAGCCCAAATCATCAATACCAACCGCTATATCAGAAACCAAGGCAGCACGACGAATAACCGTACGTAACTCTCGCACGTTACCCGGCCAAGGATAACGTAGTAACGCCTCTTTAGCGGTAACCGAAAAATCAAGCGGTGCTTTACCTAATTCGATACAAGTTTCTGTCAAAAAACGATGCGCCAAAAATAGAATATCCTCATGACGGTTGCGTAACGGTTGAAGACGAATGA
Above is a window of Methylobacter sp. S3L5C DNA encoding:
- a CDS encoding GvpL/GvpF family gas vesicle protein, which translates into the protein MMSLLLYGIIADDDELLVVDPTMRLIKAAGLAAIFTVCEAEISREPALVLAFGDQVMRIHQQTTVIPMRYGSVLADEDTVIQHLHEYKVRYQVRLAELDNCEEMGIRITLDLTAEDEVITKPLPVSGHNYLLARKRAYAIPEQAEQQAILINKALAGLYRQHCADLSVFNGQYTYLLSYLVPRIKLPEFCERFNTLAESITDLGFISGPWPPYNFAS
- a CDS encoding GvpL/GvpF family gas vesicle protein encodes the protein MTADAQPELAIYLYGFTSPDLVVPSILGVDDEHLISAHQYAGLNAVFSSVVLGDYTGDVGEKNVQNIAWLTPRACRHGLVIDKLMEQGAVYPLSFGTLFSNLSALEQEMKRRSTQVLAVLQHIAGCQEWSLEATLDRKQAVDTLLAEGLQSGRFCLSDSAGRRHLEEQKLRRTLTGELNTWLAKCLTSLQDKLSPFMRDFHSRRLSDDKVLHWAYLLPVEKVAVFQQQVNAISRHYEAYGFNFRVTGPWAAYSFSQLTE
- a CDS encoding CDC48 family AAA ATPase, with amino-acid sequence MSEELKLKVVEALPKDIGRGYARLDPADMAKLNLSVGDIVQLSSNKGKGIAKLMPTYTDLRGKSVVQLDGLTRSNAGLSLDDKADIKSIPCKHATRITLIPTTITPSPRDMDYIGSLLDGLPVQKGDLLRAHLFGSRSAEFKVDSTVPEGAVLINPTTTLVIGSSGQAKGAGPGKQRLSYEDVGGLKGQVRRIREMIELPLRYPEVFERLGIDAPKGVLLSGPPGCGKTLIARIIAQETDAQFFTISGPEIVHKFYGESEAHLRKIFEEAGSKGPSIIFLDEIDSIAPHRDKVVGDVEKRIVAQLLALMDGLKSRGKVIVIAATNLPNAIDPALRRPGRFDREITIPIPDREGRREIIEIHSRGMPLNDDVDLNVVADVTHGFVGADLEALCREAAMSALRRLLPEIDFSAAEIPYERLAALTVTMDDFRAALCEVSPSAIRELFVDIPDVRWEDVGGLDDLRRRLIESVQWPIKYPELYQQAGVKPPKGLLLAGPPGVGKTLIAKAIANESGVNVISVKGPALMSRYVGDSEQGVRELFHKARQASPCIIFLDEVDSVVPARGEGSTDSHVAERVLSQFLSEMDGLEELKGVFVMGATNRADLIDPAMLRPGRFDEIIELGLPNEEARQQILAVHLRNKPLGENIHVEDLAARCIDASGAELAALCNRAALAALRRTVQQNYNDEVPIKLDVRIEQYDFYTVIAEMFGDEAIR
- a CDS encoding Hsp20/alpha crystallin family protein, encoding MSSKKDNVTSNVEGILRGLGDLVQKLGNLAEKGEQLKRSGSFDIDTGGGKNTKAVYGFSVKMGLDGNQEVRVEPFGNVHRDEETGETTVQEVSEPLIDIIEESDHLLILAEMPGVADEDVHLELNGDILVLNAEKDSKKYHKEIVLPRLFDGKAMKSSCHNGILEIKLLM